Proteins encoded in a region of the Planococcus citri chromosome 1, ihPlaCitr1.1, whole genome shotgun sequence genome:
- the LOC135832387 gene encoding uncharacterized protein LOC135832387, with product MAMGTWLERRFVFYECVPKLQNMASQEVALHLWRNYFSLVKCGKIQVKTGRRVINEHQHINFSKTAGKRYYFYSCLALGLDEDYKDGSDKLVKSLKIPRLIEEMLKESLDCIRNEMENLICHFEENIFDDGLKRYYLQSYNPNRIVWHQNGKIDYKASASKMLFDENLKPEQKFIIMCFYGMVDEIKQFPASSLPDYFRQQRFPAEISYWFYCLKEELYNMVREIEREYSAMFPDEEYPSVDIMMAILCAKRGRSLPYALEYFWNRLNENDQVLAAVKILPESVKDQKFILTRMSLLQQCQLVDQIPIILMMNFCEEFDMPDNAFLVWTRIKDRITGEEFSQFLGNVFCWKKDSEKCMIMLSNVWDSASDHLRKHAARMMVDPMFISFQIKQKCSPSGFRFFIKFLSMVNGHTRNQMILAESSHIFVQIVDDLDIMIEILNLCIPLESDILKFKGSIMRSSMMMNCCTRLFKDLKFDELITKVAFYSPNAYITREFINELLKPDKFDVEIWRKLNAFVDATFSTNLLTACELRRQLILSKKP from the coding sequence ATGGCAATGGGTACTTGGTTGGAAAGACGGTTCGTTTTCTACGAATGtgtaccaaaattgcaaaacatgGCCAGTCAAGAAGTGGCGTTGCATCTGTGGCGCAATTACTTCAGTCTAGTAAAATGCGGAAAAATACAAGTAAAAACGGGCAGACGCGTTATCAATGAGCATCAGCacatcaacttttcaaaaacagcAGGCAAAAGGTACTACTTTTATTCGTGCTTAGCTTTAGGACTGGACGAAGACTATAAAGACGGATCGGATAAATTggtaaaatcattgaaaataccTCGACTTATCGAAGAAATGTTGAAAGAATCTTTGGATTGTATTcgaaatgaaatggaaaatctTATTtgccattttgaagaaaatatttttgacgaTGGATTGAAAAGGTATTACCTACAGAGCTACAATCCGAATCGCATTGTTTGGCatcaaaatggtaaaattgattACAAAGCAAGCGCTTCGAAAATgttattcgatgaaaatttgaaaccagaacaaaaattcatcataatgtGTTTTTATGGAATGGTTGACGAAATAAAACAATTCCCTGCGAGCTCACTTCCAGATTATTTCCGTCAACAACGTTTTCCTGCTGAAATTTCGTATTGGTTTTATTGCCTTAAAGAGGAATTGTATAACATGGTTCGTGAAATAGAGCGCGAATATTCCGCCATGTTTCCTGACGAGGAATATCCTTCTGTCGATATCATGATGGCCATTCTGTGTGCCAAGCGAGGTAGATCTCTACCTTACGCCTTAGAGTATTTTTGGAACCGCTTAAATGAAAACGACCAAGTATTGGCCGCAGTTAAAATCTTACCTGAATCAGTAAAAGATCAGAAATTCATACTAACGAGAATGTCCTTATTGCAACAATGTCAGCTTGTTGATCAAATTCCCATCAtattgatgatgaatttttgcgaaGAATTTGATATGCCGGATAATGCGTTTCTAGTTTGGACACGGATAAAAGATCGAATTACTGGGgaagaattttcacaatttttgggaaacgtATTTTGCTGGAAGAAAGATTCTGAAAAATGTATGATTATGTTGAGCAACGTTTGGGATTCAGCTTCAGATCATCTTAGAAAACACGCTGCCCGAATGATGGTCGACCCAATGTTCATATCTTTCCAAATCAAGCAAAAGTGTTCGCCAAgtggtttcagattttttatcaaatttttgtcaatggTGAATGGGCATACCAGAAACCAAATGATTCTCGCCGAAAGTTCGCATATCTTTGTTCAGATTGTTGATGATCTGGATATCATGATTGAAATCTTAAACCTGTGTATACCTCTGGAATCAGATATACTCAAATTCAAGGGTTCGATTATGAGATCCTCTATGATGATGAATTGTTGTACGAGACTATTCAAGGATTTAAAGTTCGACGAATTAATCACTAAAGTGGCATTTTATTCGCCAAATGCTTACATTACTCGAGAATTCATCAACGAGCTTCTGAAACCTGACAAATTTGATGTGGAAATATGGCGAAAATTGAATGCTTTCGTTGACGCTACTTTTTCAACCAATTTATTAACCGCATGCGAATTAAGGAGACAGCTAATTCTGTCGAAAAAGCCGTAG